A window of Candidatus Nitrospira allomarina genomic DNA:
CGGCAGCCGTGACCGCTAAGGAGTTACGCGCCGTAGGGATTAATATGAATATGGCACCGGTTTTGGACATCCATACGAATCCCTCCAATCCGATTATCGGAGATCGGGCGTTTGGGACCGAGCCGGAACAGGTGTGCCTCATGGGAGCGGCCACTCTCGCGGGACTGCACGATCATCGCGTATTGGCCTGTGGAAAACATTTTCCTGGTCATGGCGACACCAGTACCGATTCACATGTGGAACTGCCGGTGGTCCACGCCACACGGGAGCGGCTGGAGAGCGTGGAACTCAAACCTTTTCAATATGCCATTGCGCATGGCCTACAAGCCATCATGACGGCCCACGTCCACTATCCCGACCTAGACCCCATAAATCCCGCAACCCTCTCTGCCATGATATTGACAGATATCCTTCGGCAGCAGATGGGATTTTCCGGCGTCATCTTGAGCGACGACTTGGAGATGGGCGCCATTGTGAACCATTCGACAGTCGGCGAGGCCGCTGTGCACTCGTTACAAGCCGGAGTGGATATGTTATTAGTGTGCAAAACCCGCAGGCTTGCGACCGATACGATTAAAGCCGTCAGTCGTGCCGTTGAATCTCACGTATTGGATCAAAGCCGCCTTGAGACGAGTGTGGCCCGTATCGCCTCCGTCAAACAGCAATTTGTCTTCCCCTATCACCCAATCGACATTCCCTCCATCCCTCATACTGTCGGGATTTCTGCCCATCGCCATGTCTTAGCACAGATCCAAGGACAGTTTCGCACCCTGACCTGAATGCACAAAAAAGATAAGACGGATTCCCGGACGGGCTCCAATAAGCAGTGGGCGGTTCGTCTCGCTCTAGGCCCATGTTATGGATGCCGGCTCCTCTCATCTTCTTAGGTGTGAAAAAGAAGGGCCTGGCCCAATTCTGGACATTCCCTACAAAGATTTGGTTAGCTATCAATCTTGCTGCATAAATCGACACATCCAATCATCTATTTCTATTGCTGATGACAGAATTTCATGATTCATTTCGGGAGCAAGGAGCATGGTTATGGCATTAAAAAAAGGGGACATAATCGACGAACGCAAACGGTTTCCTGATTCTTGCGGACTGGTACTCAAGGTGATGAGCGGTGGCGAAGGGTTTGAAAAAATACGATGTTGCGGACATGACCTGACCCTGGAGGACGTGGTTCCCTCGTTTAATCAAGAGCGTGGCCGCCGAG
This region includes:
- the nagZ gene encoding beta-N-acetylhexosaminidase gives rise to the protein MPIAKQQRTAMSIAELIGQLCMIGFEGTEVTPDLRAWMQEFRPGGIILFSRNLVDPVQIAHLTNDLQALAGDIPLLIGIDQEGGRVSRLPSGFTIFPPATTVAHSGSTELAYQAAAVTAKELRAVGINMNMAPVLDIHTNPSNPIIGDRAFGTEPEQVCLMGAATLAGLHDHRVLACGKHFPGHGDTSTDSHVELPVVHATRERLESVELKPFQYAIAHGLQAIMTAHVHYPDLDPINPATLSAMILTDILRQQMGFSGVILSDDLEMGAIVNHSTVGEAAVHSLQAGVDMLLVCKTRRLATDTIKAVSRAVESHVLDQSRLETSVARIASVKQQFVFPYHPIDIPSIPHTVGISAHRHVLAQIQGQFRTLT